One genomic window of Bradyrhizobium sp. CCGE-LA001 includes the following:
- a CDS encoding class I SAM-dependent DNA methyltransferase: MTVFAEYAPWYDLLYQDKDYAAETAFVEARLHDHGAGPGRLLDLGCGTGLHALAFARQGWNVAGIDLSKEMIASAKARAGQAGLSIPFRQGDVREAGPERDFDAVVSLFHVASYQTSHDALTSMFRTAYAALKPGGLFFFDYWYGGAVLAQGVETRVKVIEQNPLRLTRIAQSDHDEQAATVTVNYTLFCEDMERATIRRIDEAHHLRYWFPFEINAVLIASGFQPATHAAWLTQDTPHTKSWAAYAIARKSITP, from the coding sequence GTGACGGTTTTCGCCGAATACGCGCCCTGGTACGACCTTCTCTATCAGGACAAGGATTACGCGGCGGAGACGGCATTCGTCGAGGCGCGCTTGCACGACCACGGCGCCGGCCCGGGCCGGCTGCTCGATCTCGGCTGCGGCACCGGCCTGCACGCGCTCGCCTTCGCCCGCCAGGGGTGGAACGTTGCCGGCATCGATCTCAGCAAGGAAATGATCGCGAGCGCCAAGGCGCGCGCCGGGCAAGCCGGATTATCCATTCCGTTCCGGCAAGGCGACGTCCGCGAAGCGGGTCCGGAGCGCGACTTCGACGCGGTCGTGTCGCTGTTCCACGTCGCGAGCTACCAGACCAGCCACGATGCGCTGACGTCGATGTTCCGCACCGCATACGCCGCGTTGAAACCAGGCGGGCTGTTCTTCTTCGACTATTGGTACGGCGGCGCCGTGCTGGCGCAAGGGGTCGAAACGCGGGTCAAGGTGATCGAGCAGAACCCGCTGCGCCTCACCCGCATCGCACAGTCCGATCATGACGAACAGGCGGCGACCGTCACGGTGAACTACACGCTGTTCTGCGAGGACATGGAACGCGCCACGATCCGGCGCATCGATGAAGCGCACCATTTGCGCTACTGGTTTCCGTTCGAGATCAACGCCGTGCTCATCGCGAGCGGCTTTCAGCCCGCCACTCACGCCGCGTGGCTGACCCAGGACACTCCGCACACCAAGAGCTGGGCGGCCTATGCGATCGCCCGAAAGAGCATCACACCGTGA
- a CDS encoding DegT/DnrJ/EryC1/StrS family aminotransferase yields MTAPFIPVNTPLLDGNEADYLAECIRTGWISSEGPFIKRFEQAMADAAGRRHGIAVTNGSVALEIAVHALGLPEGSEVIIPTFTIISCAAAVVRAGLVPVGVDCDPATWNMTVEGVEAVITPRTRAIMLVHIYGLPVDLDPILTLARKHDLKVIEDAAEMHGQTYRGAPCGGFGDVSTFSFYPNKHVTTGEGGMILTDDDGLADRLQGYRNLCFQPQQRFVHDEFGWNARMTNLQAALGIAQVERLPRTVEIKRRIGRLYDEHLGGLNRIRRPVARTSYADNIYWVYGIVLNDDVPFDAKEAMRRLGEKGIGTRPFFWCMHEQPVLRRMGLMLNESHPNAEYIARRGFYLPSGLALTDGEIARSAEALKEILA; encoded by the coding sequence GTGACTGCGCCGTTCATTCCCGTCAACACGCCACTGCTCGACGGCAACGAGGCCGACTATCTGGCTGAATGCATCCGGACCGGATGGATCTCCTCGGAGGGACCGTTCATCAAGCGCTTCGAGCAGGCGATGGCCGACGCTGCGGGACGGCGACACGGCATCGCCGTCACCAACGGTTCGGTCGCGCTCGAGATCGCCGTCCATGCGCTCGGGCTGCCGGAAGGCTCCGAGGTCATCATCCCGACTTTCACGATCATCAGCTGCGCTGCCGCCGTGGTGCGCGCCGGCCTCGTGCCTGTCGGTGTCGACTGCGATCCAGCAACCTGGAACATGACCGTCGAGGGCGTGGAAGCCGTCATCACGCCGCGCACGCGCGCGATCATGCTGGTCCATATCTATGGCCTGCCGGTCGATCTCGATCCGATCCTGACGCTCGCCCGCAAGCACGACCTGAAGGTGATCGAGGACGCCGCCGAGATGCACGGCCAGACCTATCGCGGCGCGCCCTGCGGCGGCTTCGGCGACGTCTCCACCTTCAGCTTCTATCCCAATAAGCATGTCACGACCGGTGAAGGCGGGATGATCCTCACCGACGACGATGGCCTCGCCGATCGCCTGCAAGGCTATCGCAATCTCTGCTTCCAACCGCAGCAGCGTTTCGTCCACGACGAGTTCGGCTGGAATGCGCGCATGACCAATCTCCAGGCCGCCCTCGGCATCGCCCAGGTCGAGCGCCTGCCGCGGACCGTCGAGATCAAGCGTCGGATCGGCCGGCTTTACGACGAACATCTCGGAGGGCTAAACCGCATCCGCCGCCCGGTTGCCCGCACCTCGTACGCCGACAACATCTACTGGGTCTATGGCATCGTGCTGAACGACGACGTCCCGTTCGACGCCAAGGAAGCGATGCGCCGCCTCGGCGAAAAGGGTATCGGAACGCGACCATTCTTCTGGTGCATGCACGAGCAGCCGGTGCTGCGCCGCATGGGTCTGATGCTCAACGAGAGCCATCCGAACGCGGAATACATCGCCCGGCGCGGCTTCTACCTGCCGAGCGGACTTGCCCTGACTGACGGCGAGATTGCCCGCTCGGCGGAGGCGCTAAAGGAGATTTTGGCGTGA
- a CDS encoding CgeB family protein: MRILILNADYPRFLSWLYRRRPGLENEPYAAQMAARNASLFGVADFYSRNFAGLGHVAADIHVNNPWMRAAWARERGLAVTDPSPPGAPAARDAVPGWLQRAVAPFKPVLRPLARKVGLSPRLDAEAEKILLAQIEDFKPDLVLNQDLFHVDTRLARRIKQIGRPILIGQVGISPSRGEDWSVYDLMISQMAAVVDYFRQQGVRGEVVHLAFETGIRDILPTRPQDNFDVTFVGAVSADHQLRVAQLEAVAQRYDLKLFGSGLQSLPSSSPLHRCYQGEVWGVEMYQALRASRITLNSHIDMAGREAGNARLFEATGVGAFLLTDFKDNLHTLFAPDREVVAWRDVDDCLALIDRYLADDAARLSIAKAGQARTFAAHTFRRRVEEILTHVG; the protein is encoded by the coding sequence GTGCGCATCCTGATCCTCAACGCCGACTATCCGCGCTTCCTGTCCTGGCTCTATCGCCGCCGTCCGGGTCTCGAGAACGAGCCCTACGCGGCGCAGATGGCGGCGCGGAACGCCAGCCTGTTCGGCGTCGCCGATTTCTATTCGCGCAATTTCGCCGGCCTCGGGCACGTCGCCGCCGACATCCATGTCAACAATCCATGGATGCGGGCCGCATGGGCGCGCGAGCGCGGCCTCGCCGTCACCGATCCGTCGCCGCCCGGCGCGCCCGCCGCGCGCGATGCCGTTCCCGGCTGGCTGCAACGCGCGGTCGCGCCGTTCAAGCCGGTGCTGCGGCCGCTCGCGCGCAAGGTGGGACTCAGCCCGCGGCTCGATGCGGAAGCGGAAAAGATCCTGCTGGCGCAAATCGAGGACTTCAAGCCGGATCTCGTCCTCAACCAGGATCTGTTCCATGTCGACACGCGCCTGGCGCGCAGGATCAAGCAGATTGGCCGTCCTATCCTGATCGGCCAGGTCGGCATCTCGCCCTCGCGCGGTGAGGATTGGTCGGTCTACGACCTCATGATCTCGCAGATGGCGGCAGTCGTCGATTACTTCCGCCAGCAGGGCGTGCGCGGCGAAGTGGTCCATCTCGCTTTCGAGACCGGCATCCGCGACATCCTGCCTACGCGGCCCCAGGACAATTTCGATGTCACTTTCGTCGGCGCGGTGTCGGCGGATCATCAGCTCCGCGTCGCGCAACTCGAAGCGGTGGCGCAGCGCTACGATCTCAAACTGTTCGGCAGCGGCCTGCAATCTCTCCCCTCCTCCTCGCCGCTGCATCGCTGCTACCAGGGTGAGGTGTGGGGCGTGGAGATGTACCAGGCCCTGCGCGCCTCGCGCATCACGCTCAATTCGCATATCGACATGGCCGGGCGCGAGGCCGGCAACGCGCGTCTGTTCGAGGCGACGGGCGTCGGCGCATTCCTGCTGACCGACTTCAAAGACAATCTGCACACGCTGTTCGCTCCCGACCGCGAAGTCGTTGCATGGCGCGACGTTGACGATTGCCTTGCCCTGATCGACCGGTACCTCGCGGACGATGCGGCGCGCCTGTCGATTGCGAAAGCGGGACAGGCCAGGACATTTGCCGCCCACACCTTCCGCCGGCGTGTCGAGGAGATCCTCACGCACGTTGGCTGA